Genomic DNA from Podospora pseudoanserina strain CBS 124.78 chromosome 4, whole genome shotgun sequence:
ACTCAAGCAAACGCCCCCGCAAAGGGCATTATTCCACCCCGGACTCGTACAAGCCCCCCTCTGCACCTCCCCTAGAGTAATATTCGGAAAACTCTTCGTCTCCGTCGTCGCGATACACAGCGCGTTGCTGAAGCACGTCCACCCCTGGGGACAGCAGAGCGATATCTCGGCGCCGAACGGTTGGCAGGGGTAGTACCCCAAAGCGTGTACTTCACCGGGGAAGTAACAGGGCGCGTTTTCCGCCGCGTGGGCTCCTATCACAAGCAGAAGCGCGGCCGCAGTAGCGGTGATGGATCGTATTGGTGGTGCCATTGTTATTTCTTTCTGCATCAATCTCTGGGCGAGGTACAACGGATCCTAAGGGTAGGTATAAAGATTGTGACAAACTACCAAAAGAAAATCGCAAGcaaccaaaagaaaaccatCAAgattccccccctcctcccgaaAAGTCGGCGCCCCCAAGTTCTTatgtacctacctaccaaaacccccaagcGCCCAGCATCTGTCTAACCTGCAGCTGAAATTGACATTTGAATCGATGAACAGCCCAGGCACAACCGCAAGGCTCTACCCCCTACCTGCCCTACCTTTTGCCCCCAAAACACAACCAGAGATAGTTGCCCAAACCCGATAAAAAAAACGCCTCAGCTCAAAAGCACCTCCATCCCTTCAGGTTAGACCCCATCTGCAAGCCTTCTGCAAGCCGTCACACTATTGGCACACTTCGAAAAGAGGCGTTTCCAATACcgcccgccaccaccacccacaggCGGCGCAGCCACGAGATACACTGCCATTCTCTTGATCGTTTGGCAGGTCGCACTTGTACGATGATGGTAGGCAAAAGGACACAGCAGCATGAAAAgtaaaacaaaacaaaaatgtaaagaaaaagcaggagAAAAGACAGCGTCGTACTGAGCCTCGCCATTCTCGCCAGACCCTGGACATCTCAAGGCGCGCGGACCGCAAAGCTGAAAGGTATCACCCCCGAAAGGGACTAAGGCGGGGAGAGAACCGAGAGTCAGCTACAAGAGCGGGGGATTCATATGTTGCTCCCCTCCATTTTTATCACTCGCAAACCACAAGAAAAATGCCTCTCAAttgacaaaaaaaagaaagaaaaaaaaagagagagggtTGGCAATGTATAGGCGGGTAgtgaaaaaaacaaaaaccaaaaataTGGACTCGGAtaccgggagtcgaacccggggctgttgagagaaaaGACACTTCTGAGAAGTGAGAGTCAACGATGTTACCGCTACACCATACCCGATTTGCACAAATCGTGAATGGTCCGATTTTGGATGACAGACTCTACAAAATCACCCACTAACATCCACAACCTCCGCCCAAccttccacaccacccttTCAACCTTTCTtccacccaaccaacaccacctcgcACAATAATCACAGCAAGGGAAACAACACAACAAGTAAAAGAGTGtaaatcatcatcattcaacGCCTTTCTATCACCCCCTAGAAAGCCCATCAACTCcattccttccctccccttaTTTTTCTCTCCTCAATCCAAACTCTCCCCGGGGTATAAACGTGTGAGGGAAAGTAGAAAGAtgcaaagaaaaaaacaaaatatATGCATGCAAGTGGGTGGGTATGTAGTATTTACAAGTAGAAAATTCGCTGGCGCTGGGTCGAGCAAAATCATCAAGAAAGACAAAAGGAAATcaggagaaaaaaagatcaaaagaaaagccaTCATCTCCGCGTTTATATCGTTGGTTGAAATTTTACACAACCGTGAGAATGAAAAtgcaagagaaaaaaaactgGTTGGGCAATTTCTCAAGAACCCGTTAAATGGCTCAGTATCTCGACTGGTTGCCTCTCTCCAAGTCGTCGCTCCAGCCATTGTTGTTATGAGGGGCAGGATCCCGAGAACTACTACCGGACATGTTGCCAACGGTTGTATTGGCCCGTTGGGGACCACGATCGTAATCGTAGTCATCAAGGGAGAACGCCCCTGACACGGTATTTGCCCGAGCCGGGGCCGCAAAAATGTCGAGTTCCGGTGACGGACTTCTGTCGGGCTCCAGTCTGCTGACGTACCCAGATGATGGCCCAGGATCCAACCTGCTTACATAGCTAGACTGGCTAGTGGCCGACGGCTGGATGGGCACCGGGGAAGCCAACTCGGTTGTTATGGCGTGCGAGACAGTTGCCGGCTGATCCATGGACTGAGATTGGCTGGTGCTTTGCTCGGGGAATGGGCCCGGTGAGTCGCTCCACATCGTGGCAGATCTCGAGAGGTTCTCGTTGGAACCATCCGTAGCCCGAGGCTGATACGCTTGAAAGGAATTGTTGCTCGTCCCGGAGTTGGACCTGTCAAGCTGACCAGAACCGCCCATGGGCTGCGCCTGGAAAGGTCCGGGCGAGTTGCTCCTCCCAGTATTAGATCTATCAAGGTACCCAGAACCTTCCGCAGGCAGTGCCTGGAATGGGCCAGGCGAATCGCTCCTCCCAGGATTTGATGGATCCTCATACTTCATCGCATCGTCTTCTGCCGGGTACGGGGCTGGCGTTTTGTTGCTCCCTGTGAGTGATCGACTCGTATACTGGTATTCGTCATGGCTCTGTGAAGAATTTGGCGCAACACCGTCGAGGTTTGGCAAAGTCGGCTGCCGGTAATCGTTGTCTTGTTGTGGCGCCTCTATGTTTGGCAGAGTCGGTTGCCTGTAATCCTCGTTCTGCTGTGGTTGGAGGGGCCCACCAAATCCAGCGAGATTTGGCAGCGTCGGTTGTCGGTATTCATCGACCTCTTGCGGTTGGTAGGCGCCTGGCATGGTCATATTTCTCAGCGAACTGTTGCTAGCACTTTGGTGATGATATggctgacgaggaggccCACCCATACCCATAGACACGCCCGAACCGTTGCTATCGGCCCGTTGGTGAAAAGGCTGAGTGGGAGCAGTCATATTCCTCTGGGGTGGGAATGGTGGTTGGTGTCCCCGAGGTGGCATTGGGCCGGTGGCGCTGCGCATTGGATATCCTCCTGGTCCCATTCTCGGGGGCGACATTGGGCCATTGCGATACGACATGGTCGATGGGGCAGGACTGGCCCGTCCTTTCGAATAGTCATCATATCCTGGTCTTCCTTGATTGGGCCCAGGCCATCTATTTTGCTGCTGATTTGACCCTGGACCTCTGTAGTTGCTCGTTTCACTCATTGGTGGCCTAACCGGGGGCGGCATGCTGGGCATAGCATCTTGAGAATACATTGCCTGGCCAGCAGTGTAGCCCGCGTTGAGATTCGAACCGTTCGAAGGCATCTTGTTGAGTTGCTGGCTTGATGCGTAACTTCGGTTGGATTGAGCAGTCGCAGTcctgggagggggagggaaacCGGCTGGCATCGCCGGTCCTGGTGAATCTGAACGGCTAACACCCATGGCGGCAGCCCCACCGAGAAGAGATGCTCTGGCCGAGTATTTGCTGACCGACGTCGCCGTAGTTCCAGACCGAGATGGAACTGGTCGCTTTTGCCCAAGAGTATTCATCTCAAAGCTGCCAGGAGTATTCGGACGGTCGGTCTTCTCGGAAATAGACATGAAGGTCTCGGCTCTCTTCAGACTCGGCATCTCAGCCAGATTATCGTCGGCGAAAACGGGCAGAGATGGCTTCATGGTGACTGGTCTGTTCTCCCcgttcttcttggccgcccTGAGTTCCGCCTTTTTCCGTTGtctctcatcttcctccatcgccttgttgatcttgaccgAGACAATCTGCTTGAGACGCTTGTTGACCTTGCGCTCGCAGAAACCCGTCAAACCTCCATCTTCGCGGGGGATGTAACTCCACAAGAACAGCACGAAAAGTACCCCTGAGATTACCAACGAAAGAAACGAGAAGATCCAAACGACCACAGTGAAGATCATACCACAG
This window encodes:
- the KCH1 gene encoding Potassium transporter (EggNog:ENOG503NY0B; COG:S), which produces MGFLSHKRRDVVIQPTEKWDFISLNDFKSTSCWTPFAYGILIASMFLSLSVYAVDGFTAYQLIAFDRWSSQIEPAQFIPFQVTKWVFAGCIILSVANLCYEHLRANRIMRRGSVAECFLDHIAQRMECLRPTSGWRRFLVFAELTKSKKGVDYVALFTFFSFQSWIRVLLCSGPRQVLNALTLYSIFRAKLNIKGDNFDASLADFIDKIQALATEDTRQSVILCGMIFTVVVWIFSFLSLVISGVLFVLFLWSYIPREDGGLTGFCERKVNKRLKQIVSVKINKAMEEDERQRKKAELRAAKKNGENRPVTMKPSLPVFADDNLAEMPSLKRAETFMSISEKTDRPNTPGSFEMNTLGQKRPVPSRSGTTATSVSKYSARASLLGGAAAMGVSRSDSPGPAMPAGFPPPPRTATAQSNRSYASSQQLNKMPSNGSNLNAGYTAGQAMYSQDAMPSMPPPVRPPMSETSNYRGPGSNQQQNRWPGPNQGRPGYDDYSKGRASPAPSTMSYRNGPMSPPRMGPGGYPMRSATGPMPPRGHQPPFPPQRNMTAPTQPFHQRADSNGSGVSMGMGGPPRQPYHHQSASNSSLRNMTMPGAYQPQEVDEYRQPTLPNLAGFGGPLQPQQNEDYRQPTLPNIEAPQQDNDYRQPTLPNLDGVAPNSSQSHDEYQYTSRSLTGSNKTPAPYPAEDDAMKYEDPSNPGRSDSPGPFQALPAEGSGYLDRSNTGRSNSPGPFQAQPMGGSGQLDRSNSGTSNNSFQAYQPRATDGSNENLSRSATMWSDSPGPFPEQSTSQSQSMDQPATVSHAITTELASPVPIQPSATSQSSYVSRLDPGPSSGYVSRLEPDRSPSPELDIFAAPARANTVSGAFSLDDYDYDRGPQRANTTVGNMSGSSSRDPAPHNNNGWSDDLERGNQSRY